DNA sequence from the Candidatus Eisenbacteria bacterium genome:
GTCAACAACGTGAACAACGCGCCGATCGCGGACGCCAATGGTCCGTACAGCGGCGCGACGGGTGCGAACGTCACGTTCGACGGAAGCGGCTCTTCCGATCCGGACGGCGACGCGCTCACGTACGCGTGGGACTTCGGTGATGGTGGAACGGGCTCGGGTGTCAATCCGACGCACGTCTACGCCGCTGCCGGCACCTACAACGTGACCCTCACGGTCGAGGACACCGGTGGACTGACCGACACCGATGCCACCACGGCCGAGATCGTCGACTTCGTGCTGGCCCGAGTCTTCGTGACGGGCGGCAACAAGTCGATCAAGCTCAACTCGGGCAAGCCCTCGAGCTGCGTGCAGATCGAGCCGTTCGTTCCGGGTGGTTACGACAACTCGAACGTCGATCTGACCTCGATTCGCATGATCTTCAACAGCAACCAGATCCTTGCGATGTCGGGCAAGACGACGGTCGATGGCGACAAGAACGCGAATGGCACCACGGAGATCACGGCCTGCTTCTCGAAGGCCGATCTCCGGACGCTGTTCTCCGGCCAGCCGAACGGCGACTACGAGGTCACGCTGGAAGGCGATCTCACCACCGGCGGATTCTTCCGCGGGACGGTGACGATCAACGTGACCGGTGGGAGCAACTTCGTGGCCGCGGCGAGCATCTCGCCGAATCCGCTCAACCCGAAGGCGACGCTGACGTTCGCCACCTCGAAGCCTGGGATGGTGAAGGTTCAGATGTTCGACGTTCAGGGGCGGCTGATCCGGACGCTGATGGACGAGTCGTCGGCGGCGGCTGGATACCACGACGTGACGATCGACGGACACGATGCGAACGGCAGCAAGCTCGCGTCCGGCATCTACTACGTCAAGGTGAAGTCGCAGTTCGACGGCGACGTCACGAAGGCAGTCACGATCCTCAAGTAGCAGGGAACGGGTGGCCCGGGGGCTTCGGCCTCCGGGCGCTCACCCCCGCGAGAGAATCGGACCCCTTCGGGCCGATCATCAGGAGTTCGTTGTGACGCGAGGCCCCGGCTCGTGCCGGGGCCTCGTTGCTTTTTCGGCGGAAGCGTTTCACGCTCCGTCGTTCCAGGATCGAGCTTGGGCGTCGGCTCTACCGAGGAGGGTTCCCAGCCATGCGTCGGATCCTGATTCTGGTTCTGGGTGCCGCGGCGATCGTGGGAGTGGCCGTGCCCGCCGGGGCGCAGTACATGTATCTCGACTCGAACGGGGACGGGGTCCATTCCGCTTCCGACGTGATGAGTCCGAACGGGACGCCCACCACGGTGGACGTATGGGTCCGCACGAACCAGAATCGGGACGGCAGCGCCGCCGTGTGCAACCGGCAGGATGGCGAGCTGACCATCAACTCGTACGTGGTCAACCTGGCGGTCGCGAACGGAACGGCGAGCTACAGCGGGTTCATCAACCGGACTCCCTTCGGCGTCGCCTTCGGAGAGCTGAACCCCGGAAACGGTCTGTACAAGAACGGGTTCGGGCAGCAAGCGCCCCAGCTGCCCGGGCTCTACCGGCTCATGACCCTCACCATCACGGCGACGAGCGGCAGCCCGCGGGTGGACATCGTCGACATCGTGAACGGCAGCGCCGACTTCACCTCGTTCGGGACGCTGTGCTCGGGGAACGACTTCGACAACACGTACAAGCTGACGGGTCCCGGCGGGGGCTCGGACTGGACGGACGCGGACGGCCTGAACGCGGCGGGCGGACCGAATACACCACCCGTGCTCGCGCCGATCGGGAACAAGTCTGGATTCGTCGGCAGCTGCCAGCCCCAGCCGGTCACGTTCACCGCGACCGCCACGGACCCCGACGCGGGGCAGTCGCTCACGTTTTCGCTGGCCCCGGGTGCGCCCGCGGGAGCGACGATCCACCCTTCGACCGGCGCGTTCAGCTGGCAGCCGACGACGCCCGGGGTCTTCCCGGTCACGGTCGTCGTGACGGACGACGGAACGCCGCCGCTCAGCGACAGCGAGACGATCCAGATCTCGATCGCGGTGGTCAACGAGGCGCCCATCATCCAGGCGATCGGGAACAAGACCGTGAGCGAGGGGTCGCTTCTCACCTTCGTGGCGACGGCCGTTTTTTCGTGCCCGGACCCGCTCTTCTTCACCCTTGGGTCGGGAGCGCCCGCCGGCGCCGCCATCACGCCGGGAGGCACTTCGAATTCGGCGAGCGGCACCTTCACGTGGACTCCGAGCGAGGCGCAGGGCCCCGGGACGTATCCCATCACGATCATCGTCACGGACGGCACGAGGAGCGACACCGAGACGATCCAGGTCACGGTGCTGGAGGCGAACCAGGCGCCGATCCTGAACCCGATCGGGAACAAGTCGGCGTCGATCGGCTCTCCTGTGACCTTCACGGCGACCGCGACGGACGCGGACGTCCCGGCCCAGACGCTCACCTTCTCGCTCGGCGCGGGCGCGCCCTCGGGGGCGACGATCGGAGCGTCCACGGGCAATTTCAGCTGGACGCCGTCGGTGCCGGGCACCTTCGAGGTCACGGTGATCGTGACCGATAACGGCAACCCCGCCCTGAGCGACAACGAGACGATCCTGATCGTGACGGGGGGGGTCAACACGCCGCCCGTGCTGGCGGCGATCGGGAACAAGACGGCGAACGAGAACGAGCTCCTGACGTTCACGGCGACTGCGACGGATGTCGATGTGAATCAGATCCTCACCTTCGCCCTCGGTGCGGGGGCTCCCGCGGGAGCCGCGATCTCACCCGGGGGCGTCTTCACCTGGACCCCGACGGAGGCCCAGGGTCCCGGCACCTTCCCGATCACGGTCACGGTGACCGACGACGGAGCGCCGCCCCTGAGCGACAGCGAGGCGATCTCGGTCTCCGTCCTCGACCAGAACAACCTGGCCCCGGTCCTCGCGCCGATCGGAGACAAGACCGCGACCGAAGGGCAGCTCTTGACCTTCACCGCCACGGCCACCGACGGAGATCTCCCGGCTCAAACGCTCACGTTCTCGCTGGGGGCGGGAAATCCTCCGGGATCCGCGATCTCGCCGGGCGGGAACTTCACCTGGACTCCGACGGAGATGCAGGGTGGTTCCTCGTATCCGGTCACGATCCGCGTCTCGGACAACGGAGTGCCGTCCCTCACCGACAACGAGACGATTCTCGTCACGGTGAACGAGAACAACATCGCGCCCGTCCTGACTCCCATCGGCGCCAAGACGGCGATGGAGGGCGTGCTCCTGTCCTTCCCGCTGACGGCGACGGACGCCGACATCCCGGCTCAGTTCCTCGTCTTCTCCTTTGGCCAGGGGGTCGTCCCCGCAGGAGCGATGATCCTCCCCGACAACACCTTCCGGTGGACTCCGTCCGAGGATCAGGGTGGAGCGGCCTATGCGATCACCTTCGTCGTGACGGACAACGGCACGCCACCGTTGACCGACTCCGAGATCGTGATGATCACGGTCCAGCAGCACAACACCCCGCCCGTGCTGACACAGCCGTCGGACATGACCGTGGACGAGGGGCAGGTGGCGACTCAGCAGCTGACGGCGACGGACGCCGATCTTCCGGTCAATCCGCTCACGTTCAGCAAGGTGACCGGTCCGCTGTTCCTGACGGTCTCGAGCGCCGGCCTCGTCACGGTGACTCCCCAGACGCGGGACGCCGGGAATTATTCCGCGACCGTCCGCGTGACGGATAGCGGCCTTCTGAGCGACGTGAAGTCGTTCCTCGTCACCGTGAACAAGGTCAACCTCCTACCGGCCGCCGACGCCAACGGGCCGTACGTTGGAGTCTCCGGGGTGAACCTCACGTTCGACGGCTCGCTCTCATCGGATCCGAACGGAGACCCGCTCACCTACGCCTGGGACTTCGGCGACGGCAGCACCGGGAGTGGGGTCAGCCCGACGCACGCCTACGCGGTGGGAGGCCTGTACACTGTGGTCCTCACCGTCAGCGACGGCTCGCTCTCGGCCACCGACACGTCGACGGCGACCATCTCCCAGTTCCATTCGTCGCTCGCGTTCGTGACGGGAGGGAACAAGACGGTCCGGCTCGGCTCGGGGAAGCCCCAGACGTGCGTGCAGATCGAGCCCGTCTCGGATGCCTACGCGCTCTCCGATGTCGATCTGGCTTCGGTCCGGATGGTGTTCGGAACGAACGAGGTCCCGGCGATCGCAGGGAAGGCGACCGTCGGGGACGACCGGAACCAGAACGGGGTCATGGAGATCACGGCCTGTTTCTCGAAGGAGAGCCTCCGCGTGCTGTTCGCGGGAGTCGCGACGGGAGACTACGAAGTCGCGCTGCGAGGAGACCTGATCACGGGCGGCACGTTCGAGGGATCCCTCACGCTGCACGTGGTCAACAACGGCAGTTTCCTGTCGGCTAGCGTCTCGCCGAACCCGCTCAACCCGAAGGCGACGGTGTCGTTCGTCACCTCGAGGGTGGGGGCGGTGACCGTCCAGATGTTCGACGTTCAAGGTCGGTTGATCCGAACCCTGATGGACGAGACTTCGGCTGCCGCGGGACATCATGACGTGACGATCGAAGGAACGGACGCGAATGGTGCCCGGCTCGCGTCGGGAGTCTATTACGTGAGGATTCGATCCTCCGCGGACGGTGAGGTGCTGAAGGCAGTGACGATCTTGAAGTAGCGCTGCAGCCCGGCCGGGTAGAGTCCCGGTCAGTTTCCATGCGGTCCGGAGTTGGTCCGGCCAAGGAGGTCAGCGATGCGCCTGTTCCAGCTTGTCGTCCTATCGCTCGTCGTGCTCGTGGCATCCGCCACGGGCGCTCGGGCGCAGTACATGTTCCTCGACACGAACGGGGACGGGGCAAACACGTCCGCCGATCTGCTCGCCGCCAACGGCGCGCCGACGACCGTGGATGTCTGGCTCCGGACGAACGCGGGTCGTGACGGGTCCCCTGCCGTCTGCAACGTGGACGCAACGATACCCCTGAACATCAACAGCTACGTCTTCAACCTGGAGGCGGTGGGAGGGCAGGTTACCTACACGGGCTTCGTCAACCAGCAGCCGCAATGGTCGACTTCGCTGGGAGAGGTGAACAATGACGGCGTGCACTACAAGAACGGCTTCGGGAGCCCGATCTTTCTTCAGCCCGGAACGTACCGTCTTGCCACACTGACGATCACGGGTACGAATGGCGCCCCCCAGATTCGAATCGTGGACCTGGTTCCAGGGAGCGCCGATTTCACCAGCTTCGGGACGCACTGCTACGGTAACGACTTCGACAACACCTACAAGCTCGCGGGGCCGGCCGGCGGATCCGACTGGACCGACGTCGACGGAACGGCGGGCTCGGACCCGACCAACTCGCCCCCGGTTCTCGCTCCGATCGGGAACAAGACCGGGTTGCCGGGCTCGCTTCTGTCGTTCCAGGCGACCGCCACGGACGCCGATCTGCCGGCGCAGTCGCTCACGTTCTCCCTGGGGCAGTCCACGCCTCCCGGGGCCACGATCCATCCGACGACCGGGCAATTCAGCTGGACGTTGCCGTCCGAGTTCGGTTCGCACACCGTCACGATCATCGTGACGGACAACGGCACGCCCGCCATGTCGGACTTCCAGAGCTTCCTCGTGACCGTCCTGAGCGAGAACGATCCCCCTGTGTTGAACCCAATCGGGAACAAGACCGCCAACGAGCTGAGCCTCCTGGAATTCGTGGCGACGGCCACGGATCCGTCCCAGAGCGGCCTGACCTGGACGCTGGGCCCCGGCGCCCCCGCCGGAGCCACGATTCGGCCCGGGAACGGTCGGTTCGAGTGGTACGTGGCCGAGCAGCAGGCGCCGGGCGTCTATCCGATCACCGTGATCGTCACCACGAACAGCACCGGATTGAGCGATTCCGAGACGTTCACGATCACCGCGAACGAGGTGAACGTTCCTCCGCACTTCAACGGAGGGACGGAGCCCTTGACGGTCATGGAAGGGCAGACGGCCACACGGCAGGTGTCCGCGTTCGACGCGGACGTTCCGGTTCAGACGCTGGCGTTCTTCAAGCAGTCCGGTCCGGCGTTCGCTCTCGTGTCCGTGTCGGGGCTGGTCACCGTATCCCCGGGCTTCTCGGACAGCGGGACCTATCCACTGAGGATCAGGGTCTTCGACGGCGTCGTCTTCGGATTCGACAACATCATCGACATCACCGTGCTCAACGCCCCGCTGGTCGCCGACGCGGGAGGCCCCTACGAGGGGATCGTGGGCGTTCCGGTGACGTTCGACGGAACCGGCTCCTCGGACCCGGATGGAAATCCGCTGGGGTATCTGTGGAGCTTCGGGGATGGGACTCAGGGAAGCGGCGCGATGCCGATCCACACGTATCAGGGAGCGGCCGTGTACAGCGTCACCTTGACGGTGACCGCGGGCCCCGAGACCGACAGTGACGCCACCACGGCGACGATCCTGCCGGAGCTCGACATGCTCGTCTTCACGACGGGCGGAAACAAGGTGATCAATCTGGGTTCGGGCAAGCCTCAGGTGTGCGTGCAGATGGAGCCCCTCGGGAACGCGTTCGACATCCTCGACGTCGATCCGGCTTCCGTTCGCATGGCCTACGGCGGCGCTTCGGTTCCGGCCCTCTCGGGCAAGACCTCCGTGGGGACGGACAAGAACCAGAACGGTGTCGACGAGATGACGGCCTGCTTCTCGAAGGACGACTTGCGGACGCTCTTTGCGGGCCTGCCGGGTGGCGAGCAGACCGTGACGGTGCTCCTGCAGGGGACCCACGTGAGCGGCGCGCCGGTCGAGGGGCCGCTGACCATCCGCGTGAAGGCCGGCGGGGGCCCGAATCTCGCCGTCTCGCCGAATCCGCTGAATCCGTCGGCGACGGCCATGTTCCACACCTCGCGGGCGGGATCGGTTCGCGTCACCCTGTACGACCTCCACGGCCGGCTCGTCCGCACCCTGATGAACGAGTCTTCCGTCGCCGCGGGGTACCACGACGTGACGATCGACGGCCACGACGCGAACGGCGGCAGGCTCGCGTCGGGCATCTATTACGTGAAGGTCCGCTCCACGGACGGAGAGGTCACGAAGGCGATCACGATTCTCAAGTAGCTGCTGCGCTCCAGGCCCGGGGCTCCGGCCCCGGGCCGCAGTCCCATCGAGTTCGAAGTTCCTGGTCGGGGGGTCGAGATCTCATGCGAACGTCCGTGATCCTGCTCCAGCTCCTCGCCGCAATCGTGACGTGCGCTCCGGAGGCCCTCGCGCAGTACATGTACCTCGACAGCAATGGCGACGGAGTCCACACGAGCGCCGACACGATGAATCCGAACGGCACGCCCACGCCCGTGGACGTGTGGATCCGGACGGATGCCAATCGGGACGGCTCCCCTGCCGTCTGTCACTCCGC
Encoded proteins:
- a CDS encoding PKD domain-containing protein, giving the protein MRLFQLVVLSLVVLVASATGARAQYMFLDTNGDGANTSADLLAANGAPTTVDVWLRTNAGRDGSPAVCNVDATIPLNINSYVFNLEAVGGQVTYTGFVNQQPQWSTSLGEVNNDGVHYKNGFGSPIFLQPGTYRLATLTITGTNGAPQIRIVDLVPGSADFTSFGTHCYGNDFDNTYKLAGPAGGSDWTDVDGTAGSDPTNSPPVLAPIGNKTGLPGSLLSFQATATDADLPAQSLTFSLGQSTPPGATIHPTTGQFSWTLPSEFGSHTVTIIVTDNGTPAMSDFQSFLVTVLSENDPPVLNPIGNKTANELSLLEFVATATDPSQSGLTWTLGPGAPAGATIRPGNGRFEWYVAEQQAPGVYPITVIVTTNSTGLSDSETFTITANEVNVPPHFNGGTEPLTVMEGQTATRQVSAFDADVPVQTLAFFKQSGPAFALVSVSGLVTVSPGFSDSGTYPLRIRVFDGVVFGFDNIIDITVLNAPLVADAGGPYEGIVGVPVTFDGTGSSDPDGNPLGYLWSFGDGTQGSGAMPIHTYQGAAVYSVTLTVTAGPETDSDATTATILPELDMLVFTTGGNKVINLGSGKPQVCVQMEPLGNAFDILDVDPASVRMAYGGASVPALSGKTSVGTDKNQNGVDEMTACFSKDDLRTLFAGLPGGEQTVTVLLQGTHVSGAPVEGPLTIRVKAGGGPNLAVSPNPLNPSATAMFHTSRAGSVRVTLYDLHGRLVRTLMNESSVAAGYHDVTIDGHDANGGRLASGIYYVKVRSTDGEVTKAITILK
- a CDS encoding putative Ig domain-containing protein — its product is MRRILILVLGAAAIVGVAVPAGAQYMYLDSNGDGVHSASDVMSPNGTPTTVDVWVRTNQNRDGSAAVCNRQDGELTINSYVVNLAVANGTASYSGFINRTPFGVAFGELNPGNGLYKNGFGQQAPQLPGLYRLMTLTITATSGSPRVDIVDIVNGSADFTSFGTLCSGNDFDNTYKLTGPGGGSDWTDADGLNAAGGPNTPPVLAPIGNKSGFVGSCQPQPVTFTATATDPDAGQSLTFSLAPGAPAGATIHPSTGAFSWQPTTPGVFPVTVVVTDDGTPPLSDSETIQISIAVVNEAPIIQAIGNKTVSEGSLLTFVATAVFSCPDPLFFTLGSGAPAGAAITPGGTSNSASGTFTWTPSEAQGPGTYPITIIVTDGTRSDTETIQVTVLEANQAPILNPIGNKSASIGSPVTFTATATDADVPAQTLTFSLGAGAPSGATIGASTGNFSWTPSVPGTFEVTVIVTDNGNPALSDNETILIVTGGVNTPPVLAAIGNKTANENELLTFTATATDVDVNQILTFALGAGAPAGAAISPGGVFTWTPTEAQGPGTFPITVTVTDDGAPPLSDSEAISVSVLDQNNLAPVLAPIGDKTATEGQLLTFTATATDGDLPAQTLTFSLGAGNPPGSAISPGGNFTWTPTEMQGGSSYPVTIRVSDNGVPSLTDNETILVTVNENNIAPVLTPIGAKTAMEGVLLSFPLTATDADIPAQFLVFSFGQGVVPAGAMILPDNTFRWTPSEDQGGAAYAITFVVTDNGTPPLTDSEIVMITVQQHNTPPVLTQPSDMTVDEGQVATQQLTATDADLPVNPLTFSKVTGPLFLTVSSAGLVTVTPQTRDAGNYSATVRVTDSGLLSDVKSFLVTVNKVNLLPAADANGPYVGVSGVNLTFDGSLSSDPNGDPLTYAWDFGDGSTGSGVSPTHAYAVGGLYTVVLTVSDGSLSATDTSTATISQFHSSLAFVTGGNKTVRLGSGKPQTCVQIEPVSDAYALSDVDLASVRMVFGTNEVPAIAGKATVGDDRNQNGVMEITACFSKESLRVLFAGVATGDYEVALRGDLITGGTFEGSLTLHVVNNGSFLSASVSPNPLNPKATVSFVTSRVGAVTVQMFDVQGRLIRTLMDETSAAAGHHDVTIEGTDANGARLASGVYYVRIRSSADGEVLKAVTILK